In the genome of Populus trichocarpa isolate Nisqually-1 chromosome 6, P.trichocarpa_v4.1, whole genome shotgun sequence, one region contains:
- the LOC18100056 gene encoding monodehydroascorbate reductase, which translates to MAEKSFKYVIIGGGVSAGYAAREFCKQGVKPGELAIISKEAVAPYERPALSKAYLFPEGTARLPGFHVCVGSGGERLLPEWYKEKGIELILSTEIVKADLAAKTLVSAAGEIFKYHILIIATGSTVIKLTDFGVQGADAKNILYLREIDDADKLVEAIKGKKNGKAVIVGGGYIGLELSAALRINNIDVTMVYPEPWCMPRLFTAGIAAFYEGYYANKGVKIVKGTVAVGFNADSNGEVKEVKLKDGRVLEADIVVVGVGGRPLTTLFKGQVEEEKGGIKTDAFFKTSISDVYAVGDVATFPLKLYNDIRRVEHVDHARKSAEQAVKAIKSNEEGKTIDVYDYLPFFYSRSFDLSWQFYGDNVGDAVLFGDNDPASPKPKFGSYWIKDGKVVGVFLEGGTPDENKAIAKVARVQPPVENLDVLTKEGLSFACKI; encoded by the exons ATGGCGGAGAAGAGCTTCAAGTATGTGATCATCGGCGGTGGTGTATCTGCT GGATACGCTGCTAGAGAGTTTTGCAAGCAGGGGGTTAAGCCCGGTGAGCTTGCAATCATCTCCAAGGAGGCG GTGGCTCCTTATGAACGTCCTGCACTGAGCAAGGCTTATCTTTTTCCTGAGG GAACTGCAAGACTTCCAGGATTCCATGTCTGTGTTGGAAGTGGAGGGGAGAGATTACTTCCTGAGTGGTACAAAGAGAAAG GGATTGAGTTGATCCTTAGCACAGAAATAGTGAAAGCAGATCTTGCTGCCAAGACACTTGTTAGTGCAGCTGGAGAAATATTCAAGTATCATATTTTGATTATTGCAACTGGTTCCACA GTCATTAAGTTGACAGATTTTGGTGTCCAAGGAGCTGATGCCAAAAACATTCTCTACTTGAGAGAAATTGATGATGCTGACAAACTTGTAGAAGCAATTAAAGGAAAGAAGAATGGAAAGGCTGTAATTGTTGGAGGAGGATACATTGGTCTTGAACTTAGTGCAGCTTTAAGAATCAACAATATTGATGTTACAATGGTTTATCCCGAACCATGGTGCA TGCCTCGCCTTTTTACTGCTGGTATAGCTGCCTTCTATGAGGGTTATTATGCTAACAAAGGAGTCAAGATCGTTAAGGGAACAGTTGCTGTTGGGTTCAATGCTGATTCAAATGGAGAG GTAAAGGAAGTGAAACTAAAGGATGGCAGGGTGCTAGAAGCTgacattgttgttgttggtgttgGTGGAAGGCCTCTTACAACACTATTTAAAGGGCAGGTTGAAGAGGAGAAAGGTGGAATAAAG ACTGATGCGTTTTTCAAAACTAGTATTTCTGATGTATATGCTGTCGGTGATGTCGCCACATTTCCTTTGAAGTTGTACAATGATATCAGAAGAGTTGAACATGTTGACCATGCCCGTAAATCAGCTGAGCAGGCTGTGAAG GCCATCAAGTCAAATGAAGAGGGGAAAACAATTGATGTATATGATTACCTTCCATTCTTCTATTCTCGTTCCTTTGATCTGTCCTGGCAATTCTACGGTGACAATGTTGGTGATGCCGTGCTATTTGGAGACAATGATCCAGCATCACCCAAGCCAAAGTTTGGATCATACTGGATCAAAGATGGGAAGGTTGTCGGAGTTTTTCTGGAGGGTGGAACTCCCGATGAGAATAAAGCAATTGCCAAGGTTGCTAGGGTCCAGCCTCCTGTTGAGAATTTGGACGTGCTGACAAAAGAAGGTCTTTCTTTCGCCTGTAAGATATGA